Proteins encoded in a region of the Sander lucioperca isolate FBNREF2018 chromosome 4, SLUC_FBN_1.2, whole genome shotgun sequence genome:
- the xpnpep1 gene encoding xaa-Pro aminopeptidase 1 isoform X1, with product MDCDFKLHVYSQVKSVTVLLQSPEVNMSDTGMSPKITGELLRQLRQAMKNCKYFSEPIQAYIVPSGDAHQSEYIAPCDCRREFICGFNGSAGTAIVTEQHAALWTDGRYFLQASQQMDNNWTLMKMGLKETPSQEDWLISILPENSKVGVDPWIIAADQWKNMSKALTSAGHSLVAVQDNLIDVVWMDRPERPSTQLRTLGLEYTGMSWQDKITALRTKMTERKVTWFVATALDEIAWLFNLRGADIEYNPVFFAYAIVGMNTIRLFVDLKRLSDPALRDHLQLDSPSKPELSIHTYPYESVYTELQAICAAHSPKDKVWICDKASCALTQVIPKAHRTPIPYTPLCLAKAVKNESEIQGMKMAHIKDAVALCELFAWLEKEIPKGTVTEMSAADKAEELRSQQKEFVGLSFPTISSVGPNGAIIHYRPLPETNRTLSMNEVYLIDSGAQYVDGTTDVTRTVHFGTPSAFEKECFTYVLKGHIAVSAAIFPNGTKGHLLDSFARAALWESGLDYLHGTGHGVGCFLNVHEGPCGISYKTFADEPLEAGMIVSDEPGYYEDGSFGIRIENVVLVVPAQPKYNYRNRGSLTFEPLTLVPIQVKMMNTEMLTQKEREWVNEYHRKCREVIGAELERQGRKEALEWLMRETQPVV from the exons ATGGACTGTGACTTTAAGCTCCACGTTTATAGTCAGGTAAAGTCCGTCACTGTCCTGCTCCAGTCACCTGAAGTCAACATGTCAG ACACTGGCATGTCTCCAAAGATCACAGGAGAGCTGCTCAGGCAGCTTCGCCAGGCGATGAAGAATTGTAAATACTTCTCTGAGCCCATACAGGCTTACATCGTCCCTTCTGGAGATGCACACCAG AGTGAATACATTGCACCGTGTGACTGCAGACGTGAATTTATCTGTGGATTTAATGGCTCTGCAG GTACTGCCATCGTCACAGAGCAGCACGCTGCACTGTGGACTGATGGGAGATATTTCCTCCAGGCCAGTCAGCAGATGGACAACAACTGGACCCTTATGAAAATGG GGCTGAAGGAGACACCCTCTCAGGAGGACTGGCTGATCAGCATCCTGCCAGAGAACTCTAAAGTGGGAGTAGATCCTTGGATCATCGCTGCTG ATCAGTGGAAGAATATGTCCAAGGCGCTGACCAGTGCAGGCCACTCTCTGGTGGCTGTGCAGGACAACCTGATCGATGTGGTCTGGATGGACCGCCCAGAAAGACCCAGCACACAGCTCCGCACCTTGGGCTTAGAGTACACCG GTATGTCCTGGCAAGACAAGATCACAGCACTGCGAACCAAGATGACTGAGAGGAAAGTCACCTGGTTTGTTGCCACAGCGTTGGACGAGATTGCAT GGCTTTTTAACCTCCGTGGTGCAGACATCGAGTACAACCCAGTGTTCTTTGCATATGCCATTGTGGGGATGAACACGATAAG GCTTTTTGTGGACCTAAAGCGTCTTTCTGATCCTGCATTGAGAGACCACCTGCAGCTGGACTCCCCCAGCAAGCCCGAGCTGAGCATCCACACATACCCGTACGAGTCGGTCTACACTGAGCTCCAGGCCATCTGCGCGGCTCACAGCCCTAAGGACAAAGTGTGGATCTGTGACAAGGCCAGTTGTGCTCTCACACAAGTCATCCCCAAG GCCCACAGGACTCCGATTCCCTACACTCCACTCTGCCTCGCCAAGGCTGTGAAGAACGAGTCTGAGATTCAAGGCATGAAAATGGCTCAT ATCAAGGATGCAGTTGCCCTTTGTGAACTCTTTGCTTGGTTGGAAAAGGAg ATTCCAAAGGGCACCGTGACAGAGATGTCAGCTGCCGATAAGGCGGAAGAATTACGCAG TCAACAGAAAGAGTTTGTTGGACTCAGTTTCCCCACTATTTCCAGCGTCGGTCCCAACGGAGCAATCATCCATTACAG ACCACTACCTGAAACTAACAGAACCCTCTCCATGAATGAAGTTTACCTGATCGACTCTGGAGCTCAATATGT TGATGGAACCACAGATGTCACACGCACCGTGCACTTTGGGACACCATCAGCTTTTGAGAAG GAATGCTTTACCTATGTACTGAAGGGACACATAGCTGTCAGTGCTGCTATTTTCCCCAATGGAACCAAAG GCCATCTGTTGGATTCGTTTGCCCGAGCAGCTCTGTGGGAGTCGGGGCTGGACTACCTTCACGGTACGGGCCACGGCGTGGGCTGCTTCCTCAACGTCCACGAGGGGCCCTGCGGGATCAGCTACAAGACCTTCGCTGATGAACCTCTGGAGGCCGGCATGATCGTCAGTGATG AACCTGGCTACTACGAAGATGGATCTTTTGGCATTCGTATTGAAAATGTGGTCCTGGTTGTACCAGCTCAGCCCAAA TACAACTACAGAAACAGAGGCAGTCTGACGTTTGAGCCCCTCACTCTGGTTCCTATCCAAGTCAAGATGATGAACACAGAGATGCTTACTCAAAAGGAG CGGGAGTGGGTGAATGAGTACCACAGGAAGTGCCGGGAGGTGATTGGAGCAGAGCTGGAGAGGCAAGGCAGAAAGGAGGCACTGGAGTGGCTGATGAGAGAGACCCAGCCAGTCGTCTAA
- the xpnpep1 gene encoding xaa-Pro aminopeptidase 1 isoform X2 — protein MSPKITGELLRQLRQAMKNCKYFSEPIQAYIVPSGDAHQSEYIAPCDCRREFICGFNGSAGTAIVTEQHAALWTDGRYFLQASQQMDNNWTLMKMGLKETPSQEDWLISILPENSKVGVDPWIIAADQWKNMSKALTSAGHSLVAVQDNLIDVVWMDRPERPSTQLRTLGLEYTGMSWQDKITALRTKMTERKVTWFVATALDEIAWLFNLRGADIEYNPVFFAYAIVGMNTIRLFVDLKRLSDPALRDHLQLDSPSKPELSIHTYPYESVYTELQAICAAHSPKDKVWICDKASCALTQVIPKAHRTPIPYTPLCLAKAVKNESEIQGMKMAHIKDAVALCELFAWLEKEIPKGTVTEMSAADKAEELRSQQKEFVGLSFPTISSVGPNGAIIHYRPLPETNRTLSMNEVYLIDSGAQYVDGTTDVTRTVHFGTPSAFEKECFTYVLKGHIAVSAAIFPNGTKGHLLDSFARAALWESGLDYLHGTGHGVGCFLNVHEGPCGISYKTFADEPLEAGMIVSDEPGYYEDGSFGIRIENVVLVVPAQPKYNYRNRGSLTFEPLTLVPIQVKMMNTEMLTQKEREWVNEYHRKCREVIGAELERQGRKEALEWLMRETQPVV, from the exons ATGTCTCCAAAGATCACAGGAGAGCTGCTCAGGCAGCTTCGCCAGGCGATGAAGAATTGTAAATACTTCTCTGAGCCCATACAGGCTTACATCGTCCCTTCTGGAGATGCACACCAG AGTGAATACATTGCACCGTGTGACTGCAGACGTGAATTTATCTGTGGATTTAATGGCTCTGCAG GTACTGCCATCGTCACAGAGCAGCACGCTGCACTGTGGACTGATGGGAGATATTTCCTCCAGGCCAGTCAGCAGATGGACAACAACTGGACCCTTATGAAAATGG GGCTGAAGGAGACACCCTCTCAGGAGGACTGGCTGATCAGCATCCTGCCAGAGAACTCTAAAGTGGGAGTAGATCCTTGGATCATCGCTGCTG ATCAGTGGAAGAATATGTCCAAGGCGCTGACCAGTGCAGGCCACTCTCTGGTGGCTGTGCAGGACAACCTGATCGATGTGGTCTGGATGGACCGCCCAGAAAGACCCAGCACACAGCTCCGCACCTTGGGCTTAGAGTACACCG GTATGTCCTGGCAAGACAAGATCACAGCACTGCGAACCAAGATGACTGAGAGGAAAGTCACCTGGTTTGTTGCCACAGCGTTGGACGAGATTGCAT GGCTTTTTAACCTCCGTGGTGCAGACATCGAGTACAACCCAGTGTTCTTTGCATATGCCATTGTGGGGATGAACACGATAAG GCTTTTTGTGGACCTAAAGCGTCTTTCTGATCCTGCATTGAGAGACCACCTGCAGCTGGACTCCCCCAGCAAGCCCGAGCTGAGCATCCACACATACCCGTACGAGTCGGTCTACACTGAGCTCCAGGCCATCTGCGCGGCTCACAGCCCTAAGGACAAAGTGTGGATCTGTGACAAGGCCAGTTGTGCTCTCACACAAGTCATCCCCAAG GCCCACAGGACTCCGATTCCCTACACTCCACTCTGCCTCGCCAAGGCTGTGAAGAACGAGTCTGAGATTCAAGGCATGAAAATGGCTCAT ATCAAGGATGCAGTTGCCCTTTGTGAACTCTTTGCTTGGTTGGAAAAGGAg ATTCCAAAGGGCACCGTGACAGAGATGTCAGCTGCCGATAAGGCGGAAGAATTACGCAG TCAACAGAAAGAGTTTGTTGGACTCAGTTTCCCCACTATTTCCAGCGTCGGTCCCAACGGAGCAATCATCCATTACAG ACCACTACCTGAAACTAACAGAACCCTCTCCATGAATGAAGTTTACCTGATCGACTCTGGAGCTCAATATGT TGATGGAACCACAGATGTCACACGCACCGTGCACTTTGGGACACCATCAGCTTTTGAGAAG GAATGCTTTACCTATGTACTGAAGGGACACATAGCTGTCAGTGCTGCTATTTTCCCCAATGGAACCAAAG GCCATCTGTTGGATTCGTTTGCCCGAGCAGCTCTGTGGGAGTCGGGGCTGGACTACCTTCACGGTACGGGCCACGGCGTGGGCTGCTTCCTCAACGTCCACGAGGGGCCCTGCGGGATCAGCTACAAGACCTTCGCTGATGAACCTCTGGAGGCCGGCATGATCGTCAGTGATG AACCTGGCTACTACGAAGATGGATCTTTTGGCATTCGTATTGAAAATGTGGTCCTGGTTGTACCAGCTCAGCCCAAA TACAACTACAGAAACAGAGGCAGTCTGACGTTTGAGCCCCTCACTCTGGTTCCTATCCAAGTCAAGATGATGAACACAGAGATGCTTACTCAAAAGGAG CGGGAGTGGGTGAATGAGTACCACAGGAAGTGCCGGGAGGTGATTGGAGCAGAGCTGGAGAGGCAAGGCAGAAAGGAGGCACTGGAGTGGCTGATGAGAGAGACCCAGCCAGTCGTCTAA
- the si:dkey-246e1.3 gene encoding uncharacterized protein si:dkey-246e1.3, with the protein MSEAQQDGAMTADSLHLNRTAALGLHDQDMNTALFEFKVFNIVIIALALCILTITGLYCITVCYNRTRQSKRAHVYESAVTQGEPADPVAVKAVKRSTSFINPLAFFRKPEAAKDNSRIYYIYSNPLPVGLKEEEEEGGTKAPQRPVEQTALKLPLSFQEYANDPNSGVTLDPPIFYMQL; encoded by the exons ATGAGCGAAGCCCAACAGGACGGCGCAATGACGGCAGACAGCCTCCATCTGAACAGGACGGCAGCTTTGGGACTACATGACCAGGACATGAACACAGCTCTGTTTG AGTTCAAAGTGTTTAACATTGTCATCATTGCCCTGGCCTTGTGCATCCTCACTATCACCGGCCTGTACTGCATCACTGTCTGCTACAACCGCACCAG GCAGTCAAAGAGAGCCCACGTGTATGAGAGTGCAGTGACCCAAGGCGAGCCGGCGGACCCTGTGGCGGTCAAAGCAGTGAAGAGGTCCACCAGCTTCATCAACCCTCTCGCCTTCTTCAGGAAACCAGAGGCAGCAAAGGACAACTCCAGGATCTACTACATCTACAGTAACCCTCTGCCTGTAGGactgaaggaggaagaggaggagggggggactAAAGCCCCTCAGAGACCAGTAGAGCAAACTGCACTGAAGCTGCCGTTGTCATTTCAAGAGTACGCCAATGATCCCAACAGTGGCGTCACTCTGGACCCTCCGATTTTTTACATGCAGCTTTAA